In Zalophus californianus isolate mZalCal1 chromosome 4, mZalCal1.pri.v2, whole genome shotgun sequence, the following proteins share a genomic window:
- the RNF139 gene encoding E3 ubiquitin-protein ligase RNF139 isoform X1, with protein MAAVGPPQQQVRMAHQQVWAALEVALRVPCLYIIDAIFNSYYDSSQSRFCIGLQIFLRLLGIFVSSIVLILSQRSLFKFYMYSSAFLLAATSVLVNYYASLHIDFYGAYNTSAFGIELLPRKGPSLWMALIVLQLTLGIGYITLLQIHSIYSQLIILDLLVPVIGLITELPLHIRETLVFTSSLILTLNTVLVLAVKLKWFYYSTRYVYLLVRHMYRIYGLQLLLEDTWKRIRFPDILRVFWLTRITAQATVLVYILRMANETDSFFISWDDFWDLICNLIISGCDSTLTVLGMSAVISSIAHYLGLGILAFIGSTEEDDRRLGFVAPVLFFILALQTGLSGLRPEERLIRLSRNMCLLLTAVLHFIHGMTDPVLMSLSASHVSSFRRHFPVLFVSACLFILPVLLSYILWHHYALNTWLFAVTAFCVELCLKVIVSLTVYTLFMIDGYYNVLWEKLDDYVYYVRSTGNIIEFIFGVVMFGNGAYTMMFESGSKIRACMMCLHAYFNIYLQAKNGWKTFMNRRTAVKKINSLPEIKGSRLQEIDDVCAICYHEFTTSARITPCNHYFHALCLRKWLYIQDTCPMCHQKVYIEDDIKDNSNISNNNGFIAPNENPEEAVREAAAESDRELNEDDSTDCDDDVQRERNGVIQHTGPAAEELNDDTD; from the exons ATGGCGGCGGTGGGGCCCCCGCAGCAGCAGGTGCGGATGGCCCATCAGCAGGTCTGGGCGGCGCTCGAGGTGGCGCTCCGGGTGCCCTGCCTCTACATCATCGACGCCATCTTCAACTCCTACTACGATTCCAGCCAAAGCcggttctgcatcgggctccagaTCTTCCTCCGGCTCCTTG gtatattTGTATCCAGTATTGTTCTGATCTTGTCACAACGATCACTTTTCAAGTTTTACATGTACAGTTCAGCCTTTCTATTAGCTGCAACTTCAGTGTTGGTAAATTATTATGCTTCTTTGCACATTGACTTCTATGGTGCCTACAACACATCAGCTTTCGGAATTGAGCTGCTTCCTCGAAAAGGGCCCTCGCTGTGGATGGCACTCATCGTTCTACAGCTCACCTTAGGAATTGGATACATTACACTATTACAAATTCATTCCATCTATTCACAATTAATTATTTTGGATCTCTTGGTTCCTGTAATAGGCTTAATCACAGAGCTCCCATTACACATCCGAGAGACTTtagtttttacttcttccttgatTCTCACATTAAACACAGTGCTTGTCTTGGCAGTGAAACTTAAGTGGTTTTATTATTCTACACGATATGTTTATCTTTTGGTGAGGCACATGTATAGAATTTATGGATTACAGTTATTACTGGAGGACACATGGAAGAGGATTCGTTTCCCAGATATACTGAGAGTCTTTTGGCTAACGAGAATTACAGCTCAGGCTACAGTGTTGGTGTACATTTTAAGGATGGCAAATGAAACggattccttctttatttcttgggATGACTTCTGGGACCTCATTTGCAATCTTATAATTAGTGGATGTGATTCTACACTAACTGTACTGGGCATGAGTGCTGTAATTTCCTCAATAGCCCATTATTTGGGCCTTGGAATATTGGCCTTTATTGGATCAACCGAAGAAGACGACAGGCGGCTTGGCTTCGTAgcacctgttttattttttattttggctcttCAGACTGGTTTAAGTGGGCTAAGACCAGAAGAGAGACTTATTCGCTTAAGTAGAAACATGTGCCTTTTATTAACTGCAGTCCTGCATTTCATCCACGGAATGACAGACCCTGTATTAATGTCTCTCAGTGCCTCTCATGTGTCATCTTTCCGTAGACATTTTCCTGTGCTCTTTGTCTCTGCTTGCCTGTTTATTCTTCCTGTTTTACTCAGTTACATTCTTTGGCATCACTATGCACTAAATACATGGTTGTTCGCAGTTACAGCCTTTTGTGTGGAACTCTGCTTAAAAGTAATTGTTTCTCTCACTGTGTATACGTTATTCATGATTGATGGCTACTATAATGTCCTTTGGGAAAAGCTTGATGATTATGTCTACTATGTTCGTTCAACAGGCAATataattgaatttatatttggAGTAGTAATGTTTGGAAATGGGGCTTACACTATGATGTTTGAGTCAGGAAGTAAAATTCGGGCTTGTATGATGTGTCTACATGCATATTTTAACATCTACTTACAAGCAAAAAATGGCTGGAAGACATTCATGAACCGTAGGACTGCTGTTAAGAAAATTAATTCACTTCCTGAAATAAAAGGGAGCCGCTTACAAGAAATAGATGATGTATGTGCAATCTGCTATCATGAGTTTACAACATCTGCTCGCATCACACCATGTAATCATTACTTCCATGCACTTTGCCTTCGGAAATGGCTGTACATCCAAGATACTTGTCCAATGTGCCATCAGAAAGTGTACATCGAAGATGATATTAAGGATAATTCAAATATATCTAACAACAATGGATTTATTGCACCCAATGAAAATCCAGAGGAAGCTGTAAGAGAAGCTGCTGCTGAATCTGACAGGGAATTGAATGAAGATGACAGTACAGATTGTGATGATGAtgttcaaagagaaagaaatggagtgATTCAGCACACAGGCCCAGCAGCTGAAGAACTTAATGATGATACTGATTAA